A single window of Streptomyces griseoviridis DNA harbors:
- a CDS encoding aldo/keto reductase, with product MPPALQLPAGHRLLGSSGLVLSEIGVGASTFGRSGMRAAGQEAVTAIVDRAIGLGVTYFDLAEGYGDRPGQSEELFAAALGRRREQVVIGTKFGLNLAREHGAAYSRPGSRKYIVAAVEESLRRLRTDYIDLYQIHFPDPLTPIEETLSALDALVRSGKVRYVGASNFPAWQLVEAEHVARASGSTRFVSTTDEYSLLWRRPEEELIPALRRHGLGLIPYFPLQNGLLTGKYTARRAPDDAKITNLKRYLLRSAPWDALAQFERFARERGITPAAAALGWLLAQPTVTSVIAGVTVPEQVEENVLASRWTPTADEEAELRGLFTGDLSGGPGVVDRG from the coding sequence GTGCCCCCTGCTCTTCAACTCCCCGCAGGACACCGGCTGCTCGGCTCCTCGGGTCTCGTCCTCTCCGAGATCGGCGTCGGTGCCAGCACGTTCGGCCGGTCCGGCATGCGGGCCGCCGGCCAGGAGGCGGTCACCGCGATCGTCGACCGCGCCATCGGTCTCGGCGTCACCTACTTCGACCTCGCCGAGGGCTACGGCGACCGGCCGGGACAGAGCGAGGAACTCTTCGCCGCCGCGCTCGGCCGCCGACGCGAACAAGTCGTCATCGGCACCAAGTTCGGGCTGAACCTCGCCCGGGAGCACGGCGCCGCCTACTCCCGGCCCGGGTCGCGCAAGTACATCGTCGCCGCGGTGGAGGAGTCGCTGCGCCGGCTGCGCACCGACTACATCGACCTCTACCAGATCCACTTCCCCGACCCCCTGACGCCGATCGAGGAGACCCTGTCGGCCCTGGACGCGCTGGTGCGGTCGGGAAAGGTGCGCTATGTCGGCGCGTCGAACTTCCCCGCCTGGCAGCTCGTCGAGGCCGAACACGTGGCGCGGGCCTCGGGGTCGACCCGGTTCGTGTCGACGACCGACGAGTACAGCCTGCTGTGGCGGCGTCCCGAGGAGGAGCTGATCCCGGCGCTGCGCCGGCACGGCCTCGGGCTCATCCCGTACTTCCCCTTGCAGAACGGGCTGCTCACCGGGAAGTACACGGCGCGGCGGGCGCCGGACGACGCGAAGATCACCAACCTCAAGCGGTATCTGCTGCGTTCGGCTCCCTGGGACGCGCTGGCGCAGTTCGAGCGGTTCGCGCGGGAGAGGGGCATCACGCCCGCCGCGGCGGCGCTCGGCTGGCTGCTCGCGCAGCCCACGGTGACCAGTGTGATCGCCGGGGTGACCGTGCCCGAGCAGGTGGAGGAGAACGTGCTGGCGTCCCGGTGGACGCCCACCGCCGACGAAGAGGCCGAGCTGCGGGGCCTGTTCACGGGTGATCTGTCGGGCGGTCCTGGCGTGGTCGACCGGGGCTGA
- a CDS encoding DUF5914 domain-containing protein: MRPGRPSLSLRRRPVRWERQRPTWREARPGIIADALDRALARPSGNWYVVGAVLDVRRDRPLSATVAGREIVVWRAADGRLVAGPGVCPHLGAPLAGGAVRCGRLVCHWHGLALDGAPFAGWEPLPVHDDGVLVWVRMDAAGGETPLDAPVVPPRPERARSIAAVCTAVGVCEPEDIVANRLDPWHGAWFHPYSFVDLTVVGTPERGGEGDGNGGGGGGGDDGFTVDVSFKVAGRLVVPVRAVFTAPEPRTVVMRIVEGEGRGSVVETHATPLGPDELGRPRTAVVEAVIASSERRGFAAARGAAPVVRRLMATAAGRLWRDDLAYAERRWLLRTSGGFPG; encoded by the coding sequence GTGAGGCCCGGCCGCCCCTCGCTGTCGCTGCGCCGGCGTCCGGTGCGCTGGGAGCGGCAGCGGCCGACCTGGCGCGAGGCGAGGCCCGGCATCATCGCGGACGCGCTCGACCGGGCCCTGGCCCGCCCGTCGGGCAACTGGTACGTGGTCGGCGCGGTCCTCGACGTCCGCCGCGACCGGCCGCTGTCCGCGACGGTGGCCGGCCGGGAGATCGTGGTGTGGCGGGCGGCCGACGGACGGCTGGTGGCCGGGCCGGGGGTCTGCCCGCACCTGGGCGCGCCGCTCGCCGGCGGCGCGGTGCGGTGCGGACGGCTCGTCTGCCACTGGCACGGCCTCGCCCTGGACGGCGCGCCGTTCGCCGGCTGGGAGCCGCTGCCCGTGCACGACGACGGGGTCCTGGTGTGGGTGCGGATGGACGCGGCGGGCGGCGAGACACCGCTCGACGCGCCCGTCGTCCCGCCCCGCCCGGAACGCGCGCGCTCGATCGCGGCGGTGTGCACGGCGGTGGGGGTGTGCGAGCCGGAGGACATCGTGGCCAACCGCCTCGACCCCTGGCACGGGGCGTGGTTCCACCCGTACTCCTTCGTGGACCTGACCGTCGTCGGGACACCGGAGAGGGGCGGGGAGGGTGACGGGAACGGTGGCGGTGGCGGTGGCGGTGACGACGGGTTCACCGTCGACGTCTCGTTCAAGGTCGCGGGCCGGCTCGTGGTGCCGGTGCGCGCGGTGTTCACCGCTCCCGAACCGCGGACGGTCGTCATGCGGATCGTCGAGGGCGAGGGCCGGGGTTCCGTGGTGGAGACGCACGCGACGCCGCTCGGCCCCGACGAACTGGGCAGACCGCGCACCGCCGTCGTCGAGGCGGTGATCGCCTCGTCCGAACGCAGGGGCTTCGCGGCGGCCCGGGGGGCGGCGCCGGTGGTGCGGCGCCTGATGGCGACGGCGGCCGGCCGGCTGTGGCGCGACGACCTGGCGTACGCGGAACGCCGCTGGCTGCTGCGGACCAGCGGGGGCTTTCCGGGGTGA
- a CDS encoding DUF4383 domain-containing protein, producing MKLRDELPVDHGLSTVYRYGAGLCGVVLLIFGALGFADELSPFSTDGHRLAGMSTNGVLSLISVVVGLALIAGGFIGGNIASTLNMVVGTLFLLSGFVHLFILDRPANILDFGMTNVIFSFVMGLIILTFGMYGRVSSKLSHDNPYWRRRHPRQAARESLAARRRARGTAAPALPGETAPREPGESSRPTAHG from the coding sequence ATGAAACTGCGCGACGAACTGCCCGTCGACCACGGCCTGTCCACGGTCTACCGCTACGGCGCCGGGCTGTGCGGGGTGGTCCTGCTGATCTTCGGGGCCCTCGGCTTCGCCGACGAGCTGAGCCCGTTCAGCACCGACGGGCACCGGCTCGCCGGCATGTCCACCAACGGCGTGCTGAGCCTGATCTCCGTCGTCGTGGGCCTGGCCCTGATCGCCGGTGGCTTCATCGGCGGGAACATCGCCTCGACGCTCAACATGGTCGTCGGCACCCTCTTCCTGCTGAGCGGCTTCGTGCACCTGTTCATCCTCGACCGCCCGGCGAACATCCTGGACTTCGGCATGACCAACGTCATCTTCAGCTTCGTCATGGGGCTGATCATCCTGACCTTCGGGATGTACGGCCGGGTCTCCAGCAAGCTGTCGCACGACAACCCCTACTGGCGCCGCCGCCACCCCCGCCAGGCGGCACGGGAGTCCCTCGCGGCCCGCCGCAGGGCCCGCGGCACCGCCGCGCCCGCGCTCCCCGGCGAGACCGCCCCGCGGGAGCCGGGGGAGTCCTCGCGCCCCACCGCCCACGGCTGA
- a CDS encoding FAD-dependent oxidoreductase codes for MTGTVRDRRAVRVAAPPGAPRVDGGPRTTAVVGAGIAGLAAATALAERGAHVTLYEREAYLGGRVGGWHTDLFDGSTATMSRGFHAFFLQYYNLRSLLSRADPGLGALTRLPDYPLRHRDGLHDSFRRVPRTPPLSALGFVALSPSFRARDLVRMRPAAALALLDVRVPDVYERFDGVSAHAFLDRLRFPRAARHLAFEVFSRSFFADPRQLSAAEMVLMFHIYFLGSSEGLLFDVPAEPFPTALWDPLGGHLRRHGVTVRTTTPVLHVTPAGGGGYTVATQGEETRHDTVVLALDTPGLRALVARSPRLGDADWRRRIGRLRTAPPFLVSRLWLDRPVAPGRPGFLGTAGYGSLDNVSVLERWEGESRRWATRTGGSVVELHGYALPEDADPATEAARLVEQLRRVYPETRHARVLDARHEWRGDCPLFPVGGHADRPGTRAPGTGLVLAGDLVRTDLPVALMERAATSGFLAANALLQEWGVRGHPLWTVPDRGRGRLLRALAARGTD; via the coding sequence GTGACCGGCACGGTCCGGGACCGGCGCGCCGTCCGCGTCGCGGCCCCGCCCGGAGCGCCCCGGGTCGACGGCGGACCGCGCACCACCGCCGTCGTCGGCGCCGGCATCGCGGGACTCGCCGCCGCCACCGCGCTCGCCGAACGCGGGGCGCACGTCACGCTCTACGAACGCGAGGCGTACCTGGGCGGCCGGGTGGGCGGCTGGCACACCGACCTGTTCGACGGCTCCACCGCGACGATGAGCCGCGGATTCCACGCCTTCTTCCTCCAGTACTACAACCTGCGGAGCCTGTTGAGCCGTGCCGACCCCGGCCTCGGCGCACTCACCCGGCTGCCCGACTACCCGCTGCGGCACCGCGACGGACTCCACGACAGCTTCCGCCGCGTCCCGCGCACCCCACCGCTCAGCGCGCTCGGTTTCGTCGCCCTGAGCCCCTCCTTCCGCGCCCGCGACCTGGTCCGGATGCGCCCCGCCGCCGCGCTCGCCCTGCTCGACGTGCGGGTCCCCGACGTCTACGAGCGGTTCGACGGCGTCAGCGCCCACGCCTTCCTCGACCGGCTGCGCTTCCCCCGGGCCGCGCGCCACCTGGCCTTCGAGGTGTTCTCCCGCAGCTTCTTCGCCGACCCCCGGCAGCTCTCGGCCGCCGAGATGGTCCTGATGTTCCACATCTACTTCCTCGGCTCCTCCGAGGGGCTCCTGTTCGACGTCCCCGCCGAACCCTTCCCGACGGCCCTGTGGGACCCGCTCGGCGGACACCTGCGGCGGCACGGCGTCACCGTCCGCACCACCACACCGGTCCTGCACGTCACGCCGGCCGGCGGCGGCGGGTACACCGTCGCCACCCAAGGGGAGGAGACCCGGCACGACACCGTCGTCCTGGCCCTCGACACCCCGGGCCTGCGCGCCCTCGTCGCCCGCTCGCCCCGGCTGGGCGACGCCGACTGGCGGCGGCGGATCGGCCGGCTCCGCACCGCCCCGCCGTTCCTCGTCTCCCGGCTCTGGCTCGACCGCCCGGTCGCCCCCGGCAGACCCGGCTTCCTCGGCACCGCCGGATACGGCTCACTGGACAACGTCAGCGTCCTCGAACGCTGGGAGGGCGAGTCCCGCCGCTGGGCCACCCGCACCGGCGGCTCCGTCGTCGAACTGCACGGATACGCGCTGCCCGAGGACGCCGACCCCGCCACCGAGGCCGCCCGCCTGGTCGAACAACTGCGCAGGGTCTACCCGGAGACCCGACACGCGCGGGTCCTGGACGCCCGGCACGAGTGGCGCGGCGACTGCCCCCTGTTCCCGGTGGGCGGCCACGCGGATCGGCCGGGCACCCGCGCCCCCGGCACCGGCCTGGTGCTCGCGGGCGACCTGGTCCGCACCGATCTGCCCGTGGCCCTGATGGAACGCGCCGCCACCAGCGGATTCCTCGCCGCCAACGCCCTGCTCCAGGAGTGGGGGGTACGCGGCCACCCGCTGTGGACCGTGCCCGACCGGGGCCGGGGCCGCCTGCTGCGGGCGCTGGCCGCCCGGGGCACGGACTGA
- a CDS encoding polyprenyl synthetase family protein — protein MGPPARQDQRGPEHAFAHPCAVDADVTGAVRAVLADLLARRVAAAEAVDPLFARDLAARVARFTHDGGKLARPQLMWWALRACGGGEHPQTAAALRLGAALELIQTCALVHDDVMDAAPVRRGRPALHADVTAQYADAAPGVRGVRLGEATAILAGDLALAWADDVVAETEPAPGTARRVRELWSGLRMEMVAGQYLDVHGEATSARALARAVRAACLKSALYSVERPLALGAALAGADAVTTRALCSAGRCVGLAFQLRDDLLDAFGDPRATGKPAGGDIRSGKPTCLAAVAQARAEAAGDRRALGVLRSTLGRSDASDAELAAVREVFTATGARDAVEARAARLVSRGLGHLDAVPLDPRGAVPLRACLSRAAGPPPAVPDDDGSDPARAALHVTASDEGTHR, from the coding sequence ATGGGCCCCCCAGCGCGCCAGGACCAGCGCGGTCCCGAGCACGCCTTCGCGCACCCGTGCGCCGTCGACGCGGACGTGACCGGCGCCGTGCGCGCGGTCCTCGCCGACCTGCTCGCGCGCCGGGTCGCCGCGGCCGAGGCGGTCGATCCGCTCTTCGCCCGGGACCTGGCCGCGCGGGTCGCGCGCTTCACCCACGACGGCGGGAAACTCGCCAGACCCCAACTGATGTGGTGGGCGCTGCGGGCCTGCGGCGGCGGCGAGCACCCGCAGACGGCCGCCGCGCTGCGGCTCGGCGCCGCCCTCGAACTCATCCAGACCTGCGCCCTGGTCCACGACGACGTGATGGACGCCGCGCCGGTCCGCCGCGGCAGGCCCGCGCTGCACGCCGACGTCACCGCCCAGTACGCCGACGCCGCGCCCGGCGTGCGCGGGGTCCGGCTCGGCGAGGCGACCGCGATCCTCGCCGGTGACCTCGCGCTGGCCTGGGCGGACGACGTGGTGGCGGAGACCGAGCCGGCGCCGGGGACCGCGCGCCGGGTGCGGGAGCTGTGGAGCGGGCTGCGGATGGAGATGGTCGCCGGGCAGTACCTCGATGTCCACGGCGAGGCCACCTCGGCGCGGGCGCTGGCCCGCGCGGTCCGCGCCGCCTGCCTCAAGAGCGCCCTGTACTCCGTGGAACGTCCGCTCGCGCTGGGCGCCGCGCTGGCCGGCGCCGACGCCGTCACCACGCGCGCGCTGTGTTCGGCGGGCCGCTGCGTGGGGCTCGCCTTCCAGCTCCGCGACGACCTGCTCGACGCGTTCGGCGACCCGCGCGCCACCGGCAAGCCGGCCGGCGGTGACATCCGCAGCGGCAAGCCGACCTGTCTCGCCGCCGTCGCGCAGGCGCGGGCCGAGGCCGCGGGCGACCGGCGTGCGCTCGGCGTGCTGCGCTCCACGCTCGGCCGCTCCGACGCCTCGGACGCCGAACTCGCGGCGGTCCGCGAGGTGTTCACGGCCACCGGGGCCAGGGACGCCGTGGAGGCGCGGGCGGCCCGGCTGGTCTCCAGGGGCCTCGGGCACCTCGACGCCGTGCCCCTCGACCCGCGCGGCGCGGTCCCGCTGCGCGCCTGCCTCAGCCGCGCGGCCGGCCCACCGCCGGCCGTGCCCGACGACGACGGGAGCGACCCGGCGAGGGCCGCCCTCCACGTCACCGCCTCCGACGAGGGAACCCACCGATGA
- a CDS encoding phytoene/squalene synthase family protein — protein sequence MTDRELDAAGITDPALRQAYTWCRRLNARHGRTYFLATRLLPVERRPAVHALYGFARWADDIVDTLDPAETPAAAHGRSARLDRLCRELERGLADGDSAEPVVRALADTARRYAIDHRHFTAFMAAMRADLDVVDYPTYADLRRYTYGSAEVIGLQMMSVLGTVVPRERAAPHAAALGVAFQLTNFLRDVGEDLDRGRVYLPGDLLAAHGVDRALLRWSRATGRSDRRITAALRDFERLTRALYREAAPGLALLEPVSRPCIRTAFVLYGGILDAVARDGYRSLHRRAAVSQRRRATVALDGLARVAAARLRSPAPGADRPRAAERVPARVA from the coding sequence GTGACCGACCGCGAACTGGACGCGGCAGGCATCACCGATCCGGCGCTGCGGCAGGCGTACACGTGGTGCAGGCGGCTCAACGCCCGGCACGGCAGGACCTACTTCCTCGCGACCCGGCTGCTGCCGGTGGAGCGCAGGCCCGCCGTGCACGCGCTGTACGGGTTCGCCCGCTGGGCCGACGACATCGTCGACACCCTCGACCCGGCGGAGACGCCTGCGGCGGCGCACGGCAGGTCGGCCCGGCTCGACCGGCTCTGCCGCGAACTGGAGAGGGGGCTCGCCGACGGGGACAGCGCCGAACCGGTGGTGCGGGCGCTGGCCGACACCGCCCGCAGGTACGCCATCGACCACCGGCACTTCACCGCCTTCATGGCGGCGATGCGCGCCGACCTCGATGTCGTCGACTATCCGACCTACGCCGATCTGCGCCGGTACACCTACGGTTCGGCGGAGGTGATCGGGCTGCAGATGATGTCGGTGCTCGGCACGGTCGTCCCGCGGGAGCGGGCGGCGCCGCACGCGGCGGCCCTCGGCGTGGCCTTCCAGCTGACGAACTTCCTGCGGGACGTGGGCGAGGACCTCGACCGCGGCCGGGTCTACCTGCCGGGCGACCTGCTGGCCGCGCACGGCGTGGACCGGGCGCTGCTGCGCTGGAGCCGGGCCACCGGCCGCTCGGACCGCCGGATCACCGCCGCGCTGCGGGACTTCGAGCGGCTGACCCGCGCCCTGTACCGCGAGGCGGCTCCCGGGCTCGCGCTCCTCGAACCGGTGTCCCGCCCGTGCATCCGTACCGCGTTCGTGCTCTACGGCGGCATCCTGGACGCGGTCGCGCGGGACGGCTACCGCTCGCTGCACCGGCGGGCCGCCGTCTCGCAGCGCCGCCGCGCCACCGTCGCGCTCGACGGCCTCGCCCGGGTCGCCGCGGCCAGGCTGCGCTCACCCGCGCCCGGCGCCGACCGTCCCCGCGCGGCGGAGCGGGTACCGGCGAGGGTCGCGTGA
- a CDS encoding sulfurtransferase — MSRRGTRPVVLEIGRETGAGAAEGESGLRAYTEGHIPGAHYVPFERDMVGAPAEDSGPNPLPSAGDLERRLRAWGVHDGSTVVVHTRQNPAVAARAWWVLRWAGVENTLFLDGGLAAWRAIGGALDTRVPPPGAGTAVARPGSLPVLTARDAERLAASGHLLDARAPEAYAGDPRRPGTGHIPGAHSLPGSGNFTGGRLRDAAELTARYGAHLDGRPLGAYCGSGVSATTTVLALASLGIQAALYPGSWSEWITDPARPAATGDRPGAPEPSAA, encoded by the coding sequence GTGTCCCGTCGCGGCACCCGGCCCGTGGTCCTCGAGATCGGCCGGGAGACCGGCGCAGGGGCGGCGGAGGGCGAATCGGGGCTCCGCGCCTACACGGAGGGACACATCCCCGGAGCCCACTACGTCCCCTTCGAGCGGGACATGGTCGGCGCACCGGCCGAGGATTCCGGCCCGAACCCCCTCCCGTCCGCGGGCGACCTGGAGAGGCGGCTGCGCGCGTGGGGCGTGCACGACGGCTCCACCGTCGTCGTCCACACCCGGCAGAACCCCGCCGTCGCCGCGCGGGCCTGGTGGGTGCTGCGCTGGGCCGGAGTGGAGAACACGCTCTTCCTCGACGGCGGCCTAGCTGCCTGGCGCGCCATCGGGGGAGCGCTCGACACCCGCGTGCCGCCGCCGGGCGCGGGGACGGCCGTCGCACGGCCCGGCTCGCTCCCCGTCCTGACCGCCCGGGACGCCGAACGGCTCGCCGCCTCGGGACACCTTCTCGACGCCCGCGCCCCCGAGGCGTACGCAGGCGACCCGCGACGGCCGGGAACCGGACACATCCCCGGCGCGCACAGCCTCCCCGGCTCCGGGAACTTCACCGGCGGACGGCTGCGCGACGCCGCGGAGCTGACCGCCCGCTACGGCGCCCACCTGGACGGACGTCCGCTCGGCGCCTACTGCGGAAGCGGGGTCTCGGCCACCACGACCGTGCTGGCGCTCGCCTCCCTCGGCATCCAGGCGGCCCTGTACCCCGGCTCGTGGTCCGAGTGGATCACCGACCCGGCGCGACCCGCCGCCACCGGCGACCGGCCCGGCGCCCCCGAGCCCTCGGCGGCCTGA
- a CDS encoding lycopene cyclase family protein: MIETDVAIVGAGAAGLSLAHRLAGSGPGAPGPSAVLLDAPPGPLRPPPRTWCFWEAGRGRHDEAVTATWHRLRVHPPAGAPVEDDITPLRYKMIRSDDFERLVGRDLARGDRVRRLTATVDHVETLPEGARVHARTADGRTRSVRARWVFDSRPLGSLPAARTTLLQHFHGWFVRTGEAAFEPGVADLMDFRTPQPARGLSFGYVLPTGRREALVEYTEFSRAPLSAPQYEAALRHYTSAVLGLGDFEVVGTETGAIPMTDAPFARQAAPSVFRVGAAGGCTRPSTGYTFAGVQRQTAAVEAALRQGRPPLPPSPHSHRSRAMDAVVLRALDSGAMDGAAFFSRLFSRVPMVRLLRFLDGTTRWHEDLAIGLRTPVLPMLRAAAELPRLPRRPFP, encoded by the coding sequence GTGATCGAGACGGACGTCGCCATCGTCGGGGCCGGAGCCGCCGGGCTCTCCCTCGCCCACCGCCTGGCCGGCTCGGGACCCGGCGCCCCCGGCCCCTCCGCCGTCCTGCTGGACGCCCCGCCCGGCCCGCTCCGCCCGCCCCCGCGCACCTGGTGCTTCTGGGAGGCGGGACGCGGACGCCACGACGAGGCGGTCACCGCCACCTGGCACCGGCTGCGCGTCCACCCGCCCGCCGGAGCACCGGTCGAGGACGACATCACACCGCTGCGCTACAAGATGATCCGTTCGGACGACTTCGAACGGCTGGTCGGCCGCGACCTCGCGCGCGGCGACCGGGTCCGGCGCCTCACGGCCACCGTCGACCACGTCGAGACCCTCCCCGAGGGGGCCAGGGTCCACGCCCGCACGGCGGACGGAAGGACCCGGTCCGTGCGGGCCCGCTGGGTCTTCGACTCACGCCCGCTCGGCAGCCTCCCCGCCGCCCGCACCACGCTGCTCCAGCACTTCCACGGCTGGTTCGTCCGCACCGGCGAGGCCGCCTTCGAACCCGGCGTCGCCGACCTCATGGACTTCCGCACCCCCCAGCCCGCGCGCGGCCTCTCCTTCGGCTACGTCCTGCCCACCGGCCGCCGTGAAGCCCTCGTCGAGTACACCGAGTTCTCCCGGGCGCCGCTGTCCGCGCCGCAGTACGAGGCGGCCCTGCGCCACTACACGAGCGCCGTGCTCGGCCTCGGGGACTTCGAGGTCGTCGGGACCGAGACCGGAGCCATCCCCATGACCGACGCGCCCTTCGCGCGCCAGGCGGCGCCGTCCGTCTTCCGCGTCGGCGCCGCCGGCGGCTGCACCCGACCCTCCACCGGCTACACCTTCGCGGGCGTCCAGCGCCAGACGGCGGCCGTCGAAGCCGCCCTGCGCCAGGGGCGCCCACCGCTGCCGCCGTCCCCGCACTCGCACCGCTCCCGCGCCATGGACGCCGTCGTGCTGCGCGCCCTCGACAGCGGGGCGATGGACGGCGCCGCCTTCTTCTCCCGGCTCTTCTCCCGGGTCCCGATGGTCCGCCTGCTCCGCTTCCTCGACGGCACGACCCGCTGGCACGAAGACCTCGCCATCGGGCTGCGCACCCCCGTCCTGCCCATGCTCAGGGCCGCCGCCGAACTCCCCCGGCTGCCCCGCAGGCCCTTCCCCTGA
- the crtI gene encoding phytoene desaturase family protein, whose protein sequence is MTRTVPGRTDHVVVVGAGLSGLAAALHLLGAGRRVTVVERDPAPGGRAGRLVRGGYHIDTGPTVLTMPHLADEAFAAVGDSLRARVELLPLHPAYRARFADGSTLDVHTGAEAMEAEVERFAGPREAAGYRKLRRWLEQLYRAQLRRFIDVNFDSPAQLLTPDLARLAALGGFSRLDPRIGRFLHDERLRRVFSFQSLYAGVPPARALAAYAVISYMDTVAGVYFPRGGMHALPRAMADAAAAAGADLRLGERVTRLERSGERITAVVTDRERIACDAVVLTPDLPVAYRLLGRAPKRPLGLRFSPSAVVLHAGTDRTWPWLAHHTISFGAAWRRTFHELTESGRVMSDPSLLITRPTSTDPRLAPPGRHLHYILAPCPNTAVGPSAAHWGELAPGYRHGLLAELDRRGLDGIASAIEEECLVTPADWQARGHPAGSPFSAAHTFAQTGPFRPRNLVRGTTNAVLAGCGTTPGVGVPTVLLSGKLAAARITGGDRSPATTARRRSGARGDQERRPV, encoded by the coding sequence ATGACCCGCACGGTGCCGGGCCGCACCGACCATGTGGTGGTCGTCGGCGCCGGTCTCTCCGGGCTCGCCGCGGCCCTGCACCTGCTCGGCGCCGGACGCCGGGTGACGGTGGTCGAGCGCGACCCGGCGCCCGGCGGACGGGCGGGCCGGCTGGTGCGCGGCGGCTACCACATCGACACCGGGCCCACCGTCCTGACCATGCCCCACCTCGCCGACGAGGCGTTCGCCGCCGTCGGCGACAGCCTGCGGGCGCGGGTCGAGCTGCTGCCGCTGCATCCGGCCTACCGCGCCCGGTTCGCCGACGGGAGCACCCTGGACGTCCACACCGGCGCGGAGGCGATGGAGGCGGAGGTGGAACGGTTCGCCGGGCCGCGGGAGGCGGCCGGGTACCGGAAGCTGCGGCGCTGGCTGGAACAGCTCTACCGGGCCCAGCTGCGGCGCTTCATCGACGTCAACTTCGACTCCCCCGCGCAGCTCCTCACCCCCGATCTGGCCCGGCTGGCCGCGCTGGGCGGGTTCAGCCGCCTCGACCCGCGGATCGGCCGCTTCCTGCACGACGAGCGGCTGCGGCGGGTCTTCTCCTTCCAGTCGCTGTACGCGGGCGTCCCGCCGGCCCGCGCGCTGGCCGCCTACGCCGTCATCTCCTACATGGACACGGTGGCGGGCGTGTACTTCCCGCGCGGCGGGATGCACGCGCTGCCCCGGGCCATGGCGGACGCCGCCGCGGCGGCGGGCGCGGACCTGCGTTTAGGGGAGCGGGTCACCCGTCTGGAGCGATCGGGCGAGCGGATCACGGCCGTCGTCACCGACCGGGAGCGGATCGCCTGCGACGCCGTCGTGCTCACGCCCGACCTGCCCGTCGCCTACCGACTCCTCGGCCGGGCGCCGAAGCGCCCGCTGGGCCTGCGGTTCTCGCCGTCCGCCGTGGTCCTGCACGCGGGGACGGACCGCACCTGGCCGTGGCTGGCCCACCACACGATCTCCTTCGGCGCGGCCTGGCGGCGGACGTTCCACGAACTCACCGAGAGCGGACGGGTGATGAGCGACCCGTCCCTGCTGATCACCCGTCCGACCAGCACCGACCCGCGCCTCGCGCCGCCCGGACGGCACCTGCACTACATCCTCGCGCCCTGCCCGAACACCGCCGTCGGACCGAGCGCCGCGCACTGGGGCGAACTGGCGCCCGGCTACCGGCACGGTCTCCTCGCGGAGCTGGACCGGCGCGGCCTCGACGGCATCGCCTCGGCGATCGAGGAAGAGTGCCTGGTCACCCCGGCCGACTGGCAGGCGCGGGGGCATCCGGCGGGTTCGCCCTTCTCGGCCGCCCACACCTTCGCGCAGACCGGCCCGTTCCGGCCGCGCAACCTGGTGCGCGGCACCACCAACGCGGTGCTCGCCGGGTGCGGCACCACCCCGGGCGTCGGAGTGCCGACCGTCCTGCTGTCGGGCAAGCTGGCCGCGGCACGGATCACGGGCGGCGACCGCTCCCCCGCGACCACGGCGCGACGGCGCTCGGGCGCCCGGGGCGACCAGGAGAGGAGGCCGGTGTGA
- a CDS encoding methyltransferase domain-containing protein, which yields MTLLRDAELAAAFDRVARRYDTLVAANPGYHRQLRRSAHRLGLPRPGAGLRVLDLGCGTGASTAALCAALPGAAITAVDASAGMLERARAKPWPTGVTFLRAPAEALTRAGVDGPFDAVFAAYLFRNVADPDAVLDAVHTLLVPHGRLAVHDYLLSGRPAHRTAWTAVCRGLVLPVATALGDGPLYRHLWHSVVGFDTVERFTDRVRAHGFDRVRALPLPGWQTGIAHTVLAARAPR from the coding sequence ATGACCTTGCTGCGTGACGCGGAACTGGCCGCCGCCTTCGACCGGGTGGCGCGCCGCTACGACACGCTGGTGGCCGCCAACCCCGGCTACCACCGCCAACTGCGCCGCTCGGCCCACCGGCTCGGACTGCCCCGCCCAGGCGCCGGGCTGCGGGTGCTGGACCTCGGCTGCGGAACGGGTGCCTCCACCGCCGCCCTGTGCGCCGCGCTGCCCGGCGCCGCGATCACCGCCGTCGACGCCTCCGCCGGCATGCTCGAACGGGCCCGCGCCAAACCCTGGCCCACGGGCGTCACGTTCCTGCGCGCACCGGCGGAAGCCCTCACCCGGGCGGGCGTCGACGGCCCCTTCGACGCCGTGTTCGCCGCCTACCTCTTCCGCAACGTCGCCGACCCCGACGCCGTCCTCGACGCCGTCCACACACTGCTCGTCCCGCACGGCAGGCTCGCCGTGCACGACTACCTCCTCAGCGGACGCCCCGCCCACCGAACGGCGTGGACGGCCGTCTGCCGGGGCCTGGTGCTGCCGGTCGCCACCGCCCTCGGCGACGGCCCCCTCTACCGCCATCTGTGGCACAGCGTCGTCGGCTTCGACACCGTCGAACGGTTCACGGACCGCGTCCGGGCGCACGGCTTCGACCGGGTGCGGGCCCTGCCGCTGCCCGGCTGGCAGACCGGCATCGCCCACACCGTCCTCGCCGCGCGGGCACCGCGGTGA